The following proteins come from a genomic window of Miscanthus floridulus cultivar M001 chromosome 2, ASM1932011v1, whole genome shotgun sequence:
- the LOC136537273 gene encoding zinc finger BED domain-containing protein RICESLEEPER 2-like, with product MLKNHILRGASSVGLTSDIWSGNANEDYIRVVAHFVSADWELQNKVIGLRLIEVKHTGQNIVEKIGSVIKEFGLIDKIFSVTLYNASSNAKAMETLTPLIAMFKNYCNAQGLRPRKFGLDMDVRWNATYLMLKHLLSYKEVFSVFINANFGAELLTPRHWHIAAKVLEFLEVFYESTVVLSGVYYPTSPLVLHHLLEISAHLHESEKNQNLIAIMYLMKLKFLKYWENIPLLYSFAFILDPRAKMRGLFNVLVILKENLGVDYSSYYASVKTKLYKLFAKYDNKFGAAKNRRAAHPAGQTGKRKQAWGRIFGGPGASGVIGPSPTPTSSAASVGCKLTAYLDSDNVTAYKNDFDLLLWWRDHKLTFPVLSIMAKV from the exons atgcttaagaatCATATTTTGCGTGGTGCTTCATCTGTTGGTTTGACATctgacatttggtctggtaatgctaatgAGGACTACATTAGGGTAGTTGCTCATTTTGTGAGTGCTGACTGGGAGCTACAGAATAAGGTAATTGGGTTGAGATTGATTGAGGTGAAGCATACTGGTCAGAATATTGTTGAAAAAATTGGTTCTGTGATTAAGGAATTTGGTTTGATTGATAAGATCTTTTCTGTTACTCTAtataatgcttcttctaatgcaaAAGCAATGGAAACTTTGACACCTTT aattgccatgtttAAGAACTACTGCAATGCTCAAGGTTTAAGACCTAGGAAGTTtggtttggatatggatgttagatggaatgctacataccTTATGCTTAAACACCTGCTGTCATATAAGGAagttttttctgtgttcattaatgctAATTTTGGGGCTGAATTGTTAACTCCAAGGCATTGGCATATAGCTGCAAAGGTATTGGAATTCCTGGAAGTATTTTATGAATCAACTGTTGTTCTTTCTGGTGTGTACTATCCAACTAGCCCTCTTGTTTTGCATCATCTGCTTGAGATTTCTGCTCATTTGCATGAAAGTGAAAAGAATCAAAATCTGATAGCTATTATGTATCTGATGAAACTAAAATTTCTTAAATACTGGGAAAATATACCTCTGCTGTATTCATTTGCTTTCATTCTTGATCcaagagctaagatgagaggtctATTTAATGTCCTGGTAATTCTAAAAGAAAACCTTGGTGTTGATTACAGTTCATATTATGCTTCTGTTAAAACTAAACTTTATAAGTTGTTTGCCAAGTATGACaacaagtttggtgcagctaagAATAGAAGGGCTGCACATCCTGCAGGCCAAACTGGTAAGAGAAAACAGGCTTGGGGAAGAATATTTGGAGGCCCTGGAGCCTCTGGTGTTATTGGTCCATCCCCTACTCCAACTTCATCTGCTGCATCTGTTGGTTGTAAGCTCACAGCTTACctggacagtgacaatgtcactgctTATAAAAATGACTTTGATTTGCTTCTTTGGTGGCGTGACCATAAACTAACATTTCCTGTTTTATCTATAATGGCAAAAGTATAA
- the LOC136533132 gene encoding rhodanese-like domain-containing protein 10, with translation MAMGAAAAASTCIRSASPGLPRCRVRAQATSWSGGAEALVRSGAVKAVRPRDAAEALGAEGFRLLDVRPEWERARASVRGSVHVPLFVGDDDMGPVTLLKKWVHLGYIGLWTGQGFTKMNDRFVEDVAAAVVAGDGGSKDAKLLVACGEGLRSLIAVRMLHDDGYRNLAWLAGGFSKCADGDFADVEGESKLQYATIGGASYIFLQILLLLGVVN, from the exons ATGGCGATGGGTGCTGCGGCGGCCGCATCCACCTGCATCAGGTCCGCCTCCCCTGGCCTGCCCCGTTGTCGCGTCAGGGCGCAGGCGACGTCGTGGTCCGGAGGAGCCGAGGCGCTGGTGCGGTCGGGTGCGGTGAAGGCCGTGCGGCCGAGGGACGCGGCGGAGGCGCTGGGCGCCGAGGGGTTCCGGCTGCTGGACGTCCGGCCGGAGTGGGAGCGCGCCCGCGCCAGCGTGCGGGGCTCGGTGCACGTGCCGCTGTTCGTGGGGGACGATGACATGGGCCCCGTGACGCTACTCAAGAAGTGGGTTCACCTCGGCTACATCGGGCTCTGGACCGGCCAGGGCTTCACCAAGATGAACGACCGCTTCGTTGAGGACGTCgctgccgccgtcgtcgccggcgaCGGCGGCAGCAAGGACGCCAAGCTTCTCGTCGCTTGTGGCGAAGGCCTCAG GTCGTTGATCGCGGTGAGGATGCTGCACGACGACGGGTACAGGAACCTGGCGTGGCTCGCCGGTGGGTTCAGCAAGTGCGCGGACGGCGACTTCGCAGACGTGGAGGGGGAGAGCAAGCTGCAGTACGCCACCATCGGGGGAGCGTCCTACATCTTCCTCCAGATCCTGCTGCTTCTGGGAGTGGTGAATTGA
- the LOC136533125 gene encoding phosphoinositide phospholipase C 2-like, whose protein sequence is MPKRDKAVSPRASPPHTPPPGTDSEAEEADQAGASAAEMGTYKCCIFFTRRFALADTTTPEDVRALFSRYAGGSPYMLADDLRRYLAAWGGDDGEVPEQIIDRILQDRSRTPRFGRPALTVDDFLHFLFSEDLNPPLRCSKVHQDMNAPLSHYFIYTGHNSYLTGNQLSSDCSDVPIIKALQIGVRVIELDIWPNFSKDDIDVLHGRTLTAPVSLIKCLRSIKEYAFVASPYPVIITLEDHLTPDLQAKVAKMVLEVFGDILYYPESKHLQEFPSPEALKGRVILSTKPPKEYLEAKGDTTKEREIETQFKKGEREEAAWGVEVPDIQDEMQFADRNDDDLLYRESGADGDDEKKTKHVAAEYKHLITIKAGKPKGPLVDALKNDPDKVRRLSLSEQELAKVAARHGPNIVSFTHRNMLRIYPKGTRFNSSNYNPFLGWVHGAQMVAFNMQGHGRALWLMHGFYKANGCCGYVKKPDFLMQTCPDGKVFDPKADLPVKATLKVKVYMGEGWQKDFKQTHFDTYSPPDFYVKVGIAGVPLDSVMRKTKAVEDSWVPVWEEEFAFPLTVPEIAVLRVEVHEQDVSEDDFGGQTALPVAELRPGIRAVPLFDHKGLKFKSVKLLMSFEFA, encoded by the exons ATGCCCAAACGAGACAAAGCAGTTTCCCCGCGCGCTTCCCCACCCCACACACCTCCGCCGGGGACGGACAGCGAGGCCGAGGAGGCAGACCAGGCGGGGGCGTCCGCGGCGGAGATGGGGACGTACAAGTGCTGCATCTTCTTCACGCGCAGGTTCGCGCTCGCCGACACCACCACGCCGGAGGACGTCCGCGCGCTCTTCTCCCGCTACGCCGGCGGCTCGCCGTACATGCTTGCCGACGACCTCCGCCGCTACCTCGCCGCCTGGGGAGGGGACGACGGTGAGGTCCCGGAGCAGATCATCGATCGTATCCTGCAGGATCGCAGCCGCACCCCGCGGTTCGGGAGGCCGGCGCTCACCGTTGACGACTTCTTACACTTCCTCTTCTCCGAGGACCTCAACCCGcccctccgctgctccaag GTCCATCAGGACATGAACGCACCGCTATCGCACTATTTTATATACACTGGACACAACTCGTATCTGACCGGTAATCAACTCAGCAGTGACTGCAGTGATGTTCCCATCATCAAGGCACTGCAAATAGGTGTTCGTGTAATTGAATTGGACATATGGCCAAATTTTTCTAAAGATGACATTGATGTTCTCCATGGAAG GACACTGACTGCCCCAGTATCACTTATCAAATGCTTGAgatccatcaaagaatatgcTTTTGTTGCATCTCCCTATCCTGTTATTATAACACTAGAAGACCACCTTACACCTGATCTTCAGGCGAAAGTAGCTAAG ATGGTCCTTGAAGTGTTTGGAGACATCCTGTATTACCCTGAATCGAAACATCTTCAAGAATTTCCTTCACCAGAAGCTCTAAAGGGGCGTGTCATTCTCTCAACAAAACCCCCAAAGGAGTATCTCGAAGCAAAGGGTGACACCACGAAGGAGAGAGAAATTGAGACCCAGTTTAAAAAGGGAGAAAGGGAAGAAGCAGCATGGGGAGTAGAAGTTCCAGATATTCAGGATGAGATGCAATTCGCTGACAGG AATGATGATGATCTATTATACCGCGAAAGTGGTGCGGatggtgatgatgagaagaaaacaAAGCATGTGGCAGCAGAGTATAAACACCTCATCACTATCAAGGCAGGAAAGCCAAAGGGTCCTCTCGTGGATGCCTTAAAGAACGATCCAGACAAAGTTAGGCGACTCAGTTTGAGTGAGCAAGAACTTGCAAAAGTTGCAGCACGTCATGGTCCCAACATTGTGAG CTTCACGCATAGAAATATGCTGAGAATATACCCAAAGGGAACCCGCTTCAATTCATCCAACTATAATCCATTTCTTGGCTGGGTGCATGGTGCTCAAATGGTGGCATTCAATATGCAG GGACATGGAAGAGCACTTTGGTTAATGCATGGTTTTTATAAAGCCAATGGCTGTTGCGGTTATGTGAAGAAACCAGATTTCTTGATGCAAACTTGTCCAGATGGAAAGGTGTTTGATCCGAAGGCAGATTTGCCAGTGAAGGCAACATTGAAG GTCAAGGTTTACATGGGGGAAGGTTGGCAAAAGGACTTCAAGCAGACACATTTCGACACATACTCACCTCCAGATTTTTATGTAAAG GTTGGCATTGCCGGAGTTCCATTAGACTCGGTGATGAGGAAGACGAAAGCCGTGGAGGACAGCTGGGTGCCGGTGTGGGAGGAGGAGTTCGCCTTCCCGCTGACCGTACCGGAGATCGCGGTGCTCCGCGTGGAGGTGCACGAGCAGGACGTGAGCGAAGACGACTTCGGCGGGCAGACGGCGCTGCCTGTGGCGGAGTTGCGGCCAGGGATCCGCGCCGTGCCGCTGTTCGACCACAAGGGGCTCAAGTTCAAGAGTGTCAAGCTCCTCATGAGCTTCGAGTTCGCGTAG